Proteins found in one Bicyclus anynana chromosome 26, ilBicAnyn1.1, whole genome shotgun sequence genomic segment:
- the LOC112045558 gene encoding uncharacterized protein LOC112045558 isoform X2, whose product MRCCVPFCRSTAANVRTAEGRRKDEGITFHGFPSEACLRAAWLRALGKQDTHLPDSAVVCSQHFLSDDFSETESGSRQIAPGAIPSTVLVCTMCLDSDSKQLLMSKYKLDEAYQQFIGLPLCDRGNLQQTLCVRCAHRLINVTRFRDDSLRTRSLMKDLVEKHEVITNQHIKMITQDQIHLKRKFVITTLAPNYCDLHIVEEHDKDKQTESVETVHSDTVVVKTEDSLDAMLADENLEVKEEYDELDASNGQHSASDESSLWRPSLLDEVLQQERALNPTVAHLTRIQDLVTFPDETVIKQEFSAHMTMHRQTSDADSECVTSQVSEPDAAVSSGWHSAHLIEHKYFIVCGNCGCRRRYIEEN is encoded by the exons ATGCGGTGTTGTGTGCCTTTCTGCAGGAGCACTGCAGCCAATGTGCGCACAGCAGAGGGCAGACGCAAGGACGAGGGGATTACTTTTCACGG TTTCCCTAGTGAAGCATGTCTACGTGCAGCTTGGCTCAGAGCCCTCGGCAAACAAGACACTCATCTGCCAGACTCTGCTGTGGTCTGCTCGCAGCATTTTCTGAGTGATGACTTCAGTGAGACTGAAAGTGGCTCGAGGCAGATTGCTCCTGGCGCCATTCCTTCAACAGTGCTG GTATGCACAATGTGCCTGGACAGTGACAGCAAGCAGTTGCTAATGAGTAAATACAAGTTGGATGAGGCATACCAACAGTTTATTGGTCTTCCT ttgtgtgatcGAGGGAACCTGCAACAAACACTTTGTGTACGATGTGCTCACAGACTGATAAACGTCACCAGATTTAGAGACGACAGCTTGAGAACCCGCTCACTGATGAAGGACTTAGTTGAGAAACATGAAGTT ATAACAAACCAACATATAAAAATGATAACCCAAGACCAGATACATCTAAAACGCAAGTTTGTGATTACAACTCTAGCTCCCAACTACTGTGACTTACACATTGTAGAAGAGCACGataaagacaaacagacagaatcAGTAGAAACTGTACACAGTGACACAGTTGTTGTGAAAACTGAAGACAGTCTTGACGCTATGTTGGCTGATGAAAACTTAGAAGTGAAAGAAGAATATGATGAACTGGATGCATCAAATGGACAGCACTCGGCATCTGACGAGAGCTCATTGTGGAGACCAAGTCTACTGGATGAAGTTCTGCAACAGGAGCGAGCTTTGAACCCAACAGTTGCACATTTGACCAGAATACAGGATCTGGTGACGTTTCCAGATGAGACTGTCATTAAGCAAGAGTTCAGTGCTCACATGACCATGCACCGTCAG ACCAGCGATGCTGACAGCGAATGTGTGACGTCACAAGTGAGTGAGCCTGATGCAGCTGTGAGCTCTGGCTGGCACTCGGCGCACCTCATTGAGCACAA gtatttcatTGTCTGTGGCAACTGTGGATGCAGAAGACGGTACATTGAAGAAAACTAA
- the LOC112045558 gene encoding zinc finger protein 431 isoform X1, producing MRCCVPFCRSTAANVRTAEGRRKDEGITFHGFPSEACLRAAWLRALGKQDTHLPDSAVVCSQHFLSDDFSETESGSRQIAPGAIPSTVLVCTMCLDSDSKQLLMSKYKLDEAYQQFIGLPLCDRGNLQQTLCVRCAHRLINVTRFRDDSLRTRSLMKDLVEKHEVITNQHIKMITQDQIHLKRKFVITTLAPNYCDLHIVEEHDKDKQTESVETVHSDTVVVKTEDSLDAMLADENLEVKEEYDELDASNGQHSASDESSLWRPSLLDEVLQQERALNPTVAHLTRIQDLVTFPDETVIKQEFSAHMTMHRQTSDADSECVTSQVSEPDAAVSSGWHSAHLIEHNYAAQRVDNDSPPPTDVAAPAGISLSVATVDAEDGTLKKTKQELGKWTPRNVNMKQILVLAEHHNAKKFFVCYFCQYKSIHKNDLADHMLTHALENRKPALKKFFFCDFCKHKSTHKASLAVHIRTHTGEKPFSCNLCKYRGSTKGHLKLHMRTHTGEKPYSCKSCEFKCAHKSALVIHMRTHTGEKPYACNLCEFKASQRCSVVSHMQRIHSDEKRYTCKLCEYKCSAKDTLIKHIKRSHASGKFYSCNVCEFRSTLKPILLSHKRTHGEKPFSCNFCEYKCRTKTILSNHVRIHTGEKPYCCDYCGQKFTFKGTIRIHIRTHTGEKPYSCKLCNFKTSHGDYIITHMRTHTGEKPYSCKLCKYKSAKSQTLRIHMRTHTGEKPYSCKFCEFKCSQSSSLMTHMRAHTGDKPYSCQLCEYKCARHMYLKQHMLTHTSEAL from the exons ATGCGGTGTTGTGTGCCTTTCTGCAGGAGCACTGCAGCCAATGTGCGCACAGCAGAGGGCAGACGCAAGGACGAGGGGATTACTTTTCACGG TTTCCCTAGTGAAGCATGTCTACGTGCAGCTTGGCTCAGAGCCCTCGGCAAACAAGACACTCATCTGCCAGACTCTGCTGTGGTCTGCTCGCAGCATTTTCTGAGTGATGACTTCAGTGAGACTGAAAGTGGCTCGAGGCAGATTGCTCCTGGCGCCATTCCTTCAACAGTGCTG GTATGCACAATGTGCCTGGACAGTGACAGCAAGCAGTTGCTAATGAGTAAATACAAGTTGGATGAGGCATACCAACAGTTTATTGGTCTTCCT ttgtgtgatcGAGGGAACCTGCAACAAACACTTTGTGTACGATGTGCTCACAGACTGATAAACGTCACCAGATTTAGAGACGACAGCTTGAGAACCCGCTCACTGATGAAGGACTTAGTTGAGAAACATGAAGTT ATAACAAACCAACATATAAAAATGATAACCCAAGACCAGATACATCTAAAACGCAAGTTTGTGATTACAACTCTAGCTCCCAACTACTGTGACTTACACATTGTAGAAGAGCACGataaagacaaacagacagaatcAGTAGAAACTGTACACAGTGACACAGTTGTTGTGAAAACTGAAGACAGTCTTGACGCTATGTTGGCTGATGAAAACTTAGAAGTGAAAGAAGAATATGATGAACTGGATGCATCAAATGGACAGCACTCGGCATCTGACGAGAGCTCATTGTGGAGACCAAGTCTACTGGATGAAGTTCTGCAACAGGAGCGAGCTTTGAACCCAACAGTTGCACATTTGACCAGAATACAGGATCTGGTGACGTTTCCAGATGAGACTGTCATTAAGCAAGAGTTCAGTGCTCACATGACCATGCACCGTCAG ACCAGCGATGCTGACAGCGAATGTGTGACGTCACAAGTGAGTGAGCCTGATGCAGCTGTGAGCTCTGGCTGGCACTCGGCGCACCTCATTGAGCACAA TTATGCAGCTCAGCGCGTGGACAATGACTCTCCCCCTCCCACAGACGTGGCTGCACCTGCAG gtatttcatTGTCTGTGGCAACTGTGGATGCAGAAGACGGTACATTGAAGAAAACTAAACAAGAACTTGGCAAATGGACTCCTCGTAATGTCAATATGAAACAGATACTAGTACTCGCGGAACATCACAATGCCAAGAAATTTTTCGTTTGCTATTTTTGTCAATACAAATCTATCCACAAAAATGACTTAGCAGATCACATGCTAACTCACGCGCTTGAAAATCGAAAGCCTGCCttgaaaaagtttttcttttgtgattttTGTAAACACAAATCTACCCACAAAGCGAGTTTAGCTGTGCACATTAGAACTCACACTGgggaaaagccattttcttgtaatttatgCAAGTATAGAGGTTCTACCAAAGGTCATTTAAAACTTCACATGCGAACTCACAccggtgaaaagccttattcttgcaAGTCGTGTGAGTTCAAATGTGCCCATAAAAGTGCCTTAGTGATtcatatgcgaactcacactggtgaaaagccttatgcTTGCAATTTATGTGAATTCAAAGCTTCTCAAAGATGTAGTGTAGTTTCTCACATGCAACGTATTCACAGTGATGAAAAGCGTTATACTTGTAAGTTGTGTGAGTATAAATGTTCAGCTAAAGACAcgttaataaaacatattaagcGAAGTCACGCTAGTGGAAAATTTTACTCTTGTAATGTATGCGAGTTTAGGAGTACTCTAAAACCTATCCTATTGAGTCACAAGCGAACTCAcggtgaaaagccattttcgtGTAATTTTTGTGAGTATAAATGTAGGACAAAAACTATCTTATCCAACCACGTGCGTATtcacactggtgagaaaccGTATTGTTGTGACTATTGCGGgcaaaaatttacttttaaaggTACCATAAGAATTCATAtacgaactcacactggtgaaaagccttattcatGTAAGTTGTGCAATTTCAAAACTTCTCACGGTGACTACATAATAACccatatgcgaactcacactggtgaaaagccttattcttgcaAATTGTGCAAGTACAAAAGCGCTAAATCTCAAACCCTGCGTATtcatatgcgaactcacactggtgaaaagccttattcctGCAAGTTTTGTGAGTTCAAATGTTCTCAAAGCAGTAGTCTAATGACTCACATGCGAGCTCACACTGGTGACAAACCTTACTCTTGTCAGCTATGCGAGTATAAATGTGCACGTCACATGTATCTCAAGCAGCACATGCTCACACACACTAGCGAGGCCCTGTAA